The Branchiostoma floridae strain S238N-H82 chromosome 8, Bfl_VNyyK, whole genome shotgun sequence genome has a segment encoding these proteins:
- the LOC118421515 gene encoding MFS-type efflux pump MSMEG_3705-like, with amino-acid sequence MNLIQLFRSEGYPLYVLCVLLATYLLNQLDRYILATTSAPMARDIHFGDQVCLENDTVTYTGNITCKSAGSEPSCTNLTNANGTEYCLWEYNGSGEQYQILVGPAFTVVYTITGVVLGFIADIWTRKYILVVCLMLWSGVTILTGFAHEYWQVVLLRFALGIGQAGCTPFAASIIADYFSEEMRGSAMGFYNWGIYTGYSLSYAMGNYITKANINGQGWRWAYFISGIPGFLVGLLILLTVKEPERRKTAKEKEKDYDLSPLRKLMTILRCFLNPSLMMLIIAGSVRNAAGYIWGNNTQLFFDHYYKDSNVGLWMSWVPLVGGSCGVLFGGFISDRVVKRVGPQGRIWVLVISQLCAAPFAALALYLEPPYAFLMLIPSNIIGEMWVGVTLAVVVELVPSYIRTSTVAVYLFISTNIGGNSPLLVTPLRKATSFRTALTILFPGLYVAGSLLFVLTLLVLRRDIKKVKQEEEERQLLLNKGEGPEAEETYGAQRT; translated from the exons ATGAACTTAATACAGCTGTTCCGTTCGGAGGGTTACCCCCTGTATGTTTTATGTGTCCTGCTGGCCACCTATCTGCTGAACCAGTTAGACCGGTACATCCTGGCCACCACCAGCGCACCCATGGCACGGGACATACACTTCGGGGACCAGGTGTGTCTGGAAAACGACACTGTCACCTACACCGGGAACATCACATGCAAATCAGCGGGTTCTGAACCAAG CTGCACCAATCTGACCAACGCTAATGGTACGGAGTACTGTCTGTGGGAGTATAATGGCAGTGGTGAACAGTACCAGATCCTGGTGGGACCAGCCTTCACTGTGGTCTACACCATCACTGGGGTGGTGCTGGGATTCATAGCTGACATCTGGACCAG GAAATACATTCTGGTGGTGTGCCTGATGCTCTGGAGTGGAGTGACCATACTTACAGGGTTTGCTCATGAGTACTGGCAGGTCGTGCTGTTGAGATTTGCCCTGGGGATAGG TCAGGCAGGCTGCACACCTTTTGCTGCTAGTATCATCGCTGACTATTTCTCAGAG GAAATGCGAGGCTCTGCCATGGGGTTTTACAACTGGGGCATCTACACAGGGTACAGCCTTTCCTATGCCATGGGGAACTACATCACGAAGGCTAACATCAATGGACAG GGTTGGAGATGGGCCTACTTCATCTCAGGGATACCAGGTTTTCTAGTTGGCCTGCTGATTCTGCTGACTGTGAAGGAACCAGAGAGAAGGAAGACGGCtaaggagaaggagaaggattATGACCTGTCCCCCCTGAGGAAACTGATGACCATCCTTAGATGCTTCCTCAACCCGTCACTGATGATGCTGATAATCGCCGGCTCAGTCAGAAATGCAG CTGGCTATATCTGGGGTAACAACACCCAGCTGTTCTTTGACCACTACTACAAGGACTCCAACGTGGGGTTGTGGATGTCCTGGGTGCCGCTGGTGGGGGGTTCTTGCGGCGTGCTGTTTGGGGGGTTCATCTCGGACAGGGTGGTGAAACGTGTGGGCCCCCAGGGCAGGATATGGGTGTTGGTCATCAGTCAG TTATGTGCAGCCCCCTTTGCAGCCCTTGCCCTGTACCTGGAGCCTCCGTACGCCTTCTTGATGCTCATTCCCTCCAACATCATCGGTGAGATGTGGGTCGGCGTGACACTGGCTGTCGTGGTAGAGCTCGTGCCGTCCTACATCCGTACGTCCACCGTTGCCGTGTACCTGTTCATCAGTACCAACATCGGGGGGAACTCCCCGCTGCTCGTCACGCCACTGAGGAAAGCGACAAGCTTCAGAACGGCGCTGACCATCTTGTTCCCGGGGCTGTATGTGGCAG GTTCCCTGCTGTTTGTGTTGACCTTGCTGGTTCTGCGGAGGGACATCAAGAAGGTcaaacaggaggaggaggagagacAGCTGTTGTTGAACAAGGGGGAAGGACCAGAGGCTGAGGAGACTTACGGAGCTCAGCGCACATGA